A part of Armatimonadota bacterium genomic DNA contains:
- the kdsA gene encoding 3-deoxy-8-phosphooctulonate synthase, protein MKGFQVGDVPFGSGRLSVIAGPCLAESLDLCLVVAERMQEACAAYGFGYVFKASYDKANRTSAGSSRGEGMEAGLKTLRAVKERTGLPVTSDVHLPQEAAVAAEVIDLVQIPAFLCRQSDLLQAAAETGKPVNVKKGQFLAPWDTKNIVEKLDGFGARGTMLTERGTTFGYNNLIVDMPGLETMRSFGRPVCFDATHSAQRPGAAGTSTGGARESIPAMTRAAVAVGVDALFLEVHPDPARALSDAATQWPLDRIDEILAQVAAVRSAVVGLGV, encoded by the coding sequence CGACGTTCCGTTCGGCAGCGGCCGCCTCTCCGTGATCGCCGGTCCCTGCTTGGCCGAGTCGCTCGACCTCTGCCTCGTCGTCGCGGAACGGATGCAAGAAGCCTGCGCGGCCTACGGGTTCGGATACGTGTTCAAGGCTTCCTACGACAAGGCCAACCGGACTTCGGCGGGATCGTCGCGGGGCGAGGGGATGGAAGCGGGCTTGAAGACGCTCCGTGCCGTGAAGGAACGGACCGGTCTGCCCGTGACGAGCGACGTGCACCTGCCACAAGAGGCAGCCGTCGCAGCCGAAGTGATCGATCTGGTCCAGATCCCAGCGTTCTTGTGCCGGCAGTCCGACCTCTTGCAGGCGGCTGCCGAGACCGGAAAGCCGGTGAACGTGAAGAAAGGGCAGTTCTTGGCGCCTTGGGACACGAAGAACATCGTTGAAAAGCTGGACGGGTTCGGCGCTCGGGGCACGATGCTGACCGAACGGGGCACGACGTTCGGTTACAACAACCTGATCGTCGACATGCCGGGGCTCGAGACGATGAGGTCGTTCGGCCGGCCCGTCTGTTTCGACGCGACCCACTCGGCGCAACGTCCAGGGGCGGCGGGAACGTCGACGGGCGGTGCACGCGAGTCGATCCCGGCGATGACAAGGGCGGCGGTGGCGGTCGGAGTGGACGCCTTGTTCTTGGAAGTCCACCCCGATCCGGCACGCGCACTGTCCGACGCCGCGACCCAGTGGCCCCTGGACCGGATCGACGAGATCCTGGCCCAGGTCGCCGCGGTCCGTTCGGCCGTCGTCGGTCTTGGGGTCTAG